The nucleotide sequence AGGCGCAGCGACGCCTGGATGCAGGCTCTCATCCTGAAGAGTGTGAGTTTTCCGTCAGTTGGTATTAGCAGTCTTGAAAGTGCTGTCGTTTAAGTTCTACCGTGTCCGGCATAGGTTTACCTGGACCAAGTTGAAAGGCCGGGCAAAGGGCGCGCAGCAAAGGAAGCTGACAAAGCTGTCCTCCTTTGAAGTAATTGACCAAGTAATAATTCATCTAATAAAGGTGAGCTACGCGCCACCGAATAGAGCCATTTGAGATCCGGACTCCAAGGATAAATCGTCAAGCTATGACGAAAAGCTTCTTAACGGTGCCTACGTTTTCCCAAACACCTGAAAAGCCAACAGGAATGACGAAGGACTCGCCTTCCTTGAACTCATCCATTCTGCCCTGTTCGTCGGTTAGTCGGACGATGCCCGACAGGATGTGGCAGAACTCGGTCTGTTCGGCATGAAATTGTTCTCGGCAAGCCTCAGCTTCCCATTGGCCCGACATGAAACCTTTCTGTTCATCCGAGTAGTGCATCCATGTCGTTGATGCGTACTGTCCCGATAACACCCCGGAATGGTTGATAATGTCTTTCGCAGGAGTAACTTCAGAGTGGGTGAATCCAACAATACGATGCAGACACTTGTCGTTCATTATTCTAATCTCACAAGTTCACATTGTTTTTATCATGGCCAGGGCGGGTAGGCTTTTCTCAAGGCTTATCCTCAACCAGCCTTTGGCGCGGCAGTTGCCCTGCGCGTTGCTCCAACCCCGGTTCATCCTGAGAGGGCTCCAGAAGATCGCTGAGCGAGACGTTCTACGCCCTCTGTGGGAGCACTGTGATACTCGCCGTGAAAAAAATCAACTATTTTCACGAAGTGCTTCGATCCTGTTTTCCTACCGGCACCGCTCGATACAGCGGTGCTATCAAGAACGGCCGTTGAGCAGGGATCAGGCTAGCTTGGGGGCACTGTTCCTCCCTATACTCGCCCCCAAATGCAAGCACTGGAGTAGCTGATGAGCGATCACGTCGCAGGACTACGGATCAAATACCTGCGTAAAAAGAAAGGCCTTAGTCTTCAACAAGTTGCCGATACCATCGGCCGTTCCGTTGGGTTCGTGTCCCAGATCGAGCGTGGTCTTTCCCGCCCGAGCATTGAGGACATCGGTGCCATTGCAGAGCTGCTTGAGGTGGACTACCTGAGCTTCTTCACTGCCAAGAAGGAGCAGCTGGCAAACAGATTCATCGTCAAAAGGAGCGAGCGATCGGCGCTCGATTATCGCGGTGGCATTTCGGACGAGTTGTTGTCACCCGACATCTCAGGGAAATTCCACATGCTCTTCACCGAGCTCGCGTCAGGTGCGAAGTCCAGTGACGACATGATGAAGGACAGCGGTGAACAAGGGGGTTATGTCCTTGAAGGCGAGCTGGAATTGATGATTGATGGAGAGATCTTCAAGCTCGAGGCAGGGGACAGTTTCCAGTTCGTTTCCACGACCCCTCACAGCTATGTGAATACAGGGCGTGTTCCGACGAAGATCGTTTGGGTGTTTTCACAGCGGTAAGCAGTACGTGGCGCCAAGCCGGAGCCGATTCGTTTCGCGCCGGGTGCCAAGGCTGTCCTTGGTGTTCTAGTAACCAATTGAATTTTAACGGAATTGTTCGATAGGCCAGACATTCTGCGAAAAAGCCTTGCCTGCGCCGTGAAAAAATGTGTAAATTTTCACGGTGCTTCTCCTTGTTTTGACAATTTCATGCAGTTCTCTCGTGTGTGGCCATGAACGTTGGTTTTCTCAATAGAAAAGTAACGCGGGCTATAAACGGTTAGAAGTACTGCAACGCTTGCCTGGGTGTTAACCCGACTAACACGCGAGACCGCCGCTCACAGGGGGGGCTTAGCCCGTCCTGAGCACAAGAATATATAAGTAATACCGCACGTCCTGATGCTTGATGTTAATTCGAGTGGCCCCAGCAGATATTCGCTGATTAAAGGGGAGGGCGTGGCTGTGCAAGTTTGACTTCATAATAAATACAGGTGGATTTTATGCAGACGAAGCTACTTATCAATGGTCAGCTGGTGATGGGGCAAGGTGAACCCCAAATGGTGTTGAATCCGTCTACCGGTGAAACCCTGATCATGATCCCC is from Pseudomonas sp. B21-056 and encodes:
- a CDS encoding cupin domain-containing protein; this translates as MSDHVAGLRIKYLRKKKGLSLQQVADTIGRSVGFVSQIERGLSRPSIEDIGAIAELLEVDYLSFFTAKKEQLANRFIVKRSERSALDYRGGISDELLSPDISGKFHMLFTELASGAKSSDDMMKDSGEQGGYVLEGELELMIDGEIFKLEAGDSFQFVSTTPHSYVNTGRVPTKIVWVFSQR
- a CDS encoding cupin domain-containing protein, with amino-acid sequence MNDKCLHRIVGFTHSEVTPAKDIINHSGVLSGQYASTTWMHYSDEQKGFMSGQWEAEACREQFHAEQTEFCHILSGIVRLTDEQGRMDEFKEGESFVIPVGFSGVWENVGTVKKLFVIA